CGTGGCTAGCGGGCATGTTGGACATTCGCAATAAGTAGCCTCGGTGCAGCAACGCGGAATCGAGGGTGACGGTGGCTGGACGAAAAAATGCCTCGATTCCGCTGCGCTGCATCGAGGCAAAGGGACAACGAATCTACGCCCGGATCGCCTGCAATGCTTGCCGGATAGCGGACGGGATTGGTACGCTGCGGTTTGATGCGCGGTCAACGAAGACGTGCACAAAGAAACCAGTGGCACGCGGTTGCTCATCGCCCTCACCGAACAGGCCCACCTCGTAGCGTACCGAGCTATTGCCCAGCTTTGTGACGCGCAACCCCGCGTGGACCGGCTCGGGAAAAGAAAAACTCTGTTTGTAGGTGCAACCCGAATCCACGCAGAAACCAACGATGGGCGCGTTGTGAATGTCCAGCCCGCCGGCGCGGATCAGGTACTCGTTGATGACGGTGTCAAACCAGCTGTAGTAGACGACGTTGTTGACGTGACCGTAGATGTCATTGTCCATCCAGCGGGTGGGGATGGTGAGAAAGTGCTTGTAGTCGGCGTGGCTCATCGGCGCATTGTAGGAGCGGCGCTTATCGGTGCTACGCGGCAAGCCGCT
This is a stretch of genomic DNA from Casimicrobium huifangae. It encodes these proteins:
- a CDS encoding thioesterase family protein, producing MSHADYKHFLTIPTRWMDNDIYGHVNNVVYYSWFDTVINEYLIRAGGLDIHNAPIVGFCVDSGCTYKQSFSFPEPVHAGLRVTKLGNSSVRYEVGLFGEGDEQPRATGFFVHVFVDRASNRSVPIPSAIRQALQAIRA